A single region of the Dehalococcoides mccartyi genome encodes:
- a CDS encoding PAC2 family protein, producing the protein MDKKYKLNSRPKLKSPCLLAAWPGISNVALIVATYLARKLEFKELAEIDSPSFFDPIGVLVKDGVVEEPQFPQNRFYYLKNKQDNDIILFIGEDQPSTKSYELANLILDVGQRFGVKRIYTFAAALTRIHHSEQPRAWAVGTNTQVANELVERGLSGSGNLQISGLNGLLLGVAKERNMDGVCLLGEVPSYASRLQNPMAALVIVQILSKLLHLEVDITELEQIASDAKQHVSQIAAEAMEDYIDYFTEPIWESGEDDDDLDNDEGDDNEEASNN; encoded by the coding sequence ATGGACAAAAAATACAAGCTGAATTCCAGACCCAAGCTCAAATCACCCTGCCTGCTGGCGGCCTGGCCGGGCATAAGCAATGTCGCCCTTATTGTAGCTACCTATCTGGCACGCAAACTGGAGTTTAAGGAACTGGCCGAGATAGATTCCCCCAGTTTCTTTGACCCTATAGGCGTACTGGTAAAAGACGGTGTAGTTGAAGAACCCCAATTCCCCCAAAACCGCTTTTACTACCTGAAAAATAAACAGGATAACGATATTATCCTGTTTATAGGTGAAGACCAGCCTTCTACTAAGAGTTACGAACTGGCTAATTTGATTCTGGACGTAGGTCAGCGTTTCGGCGTTAAAAGAATTTATACTTTCGCCGCCGCCCTGACCCGCATCCACCACAGCGAACAACCGCGGGCATGGGCAGTGGGTACTAACACCCAAGTAGCCAATGAACTGGTGGAGCGGGGGCTTAGCGGCAGCGGCAACCTCCAGATTTCCGGTCTGAATGGTCTGCTGCTGGGTGTGGCAAAAGAACGGAATATGGATGGGGTATGCCTGCTGGGCGAAGTCCCCAGCTATGCTTCCCGCCTGCAAAACCCCATGGCAGCTTTGGTGATTGTCCAGATTTTGTCCAAACTGCTCCATCTGGAAGTTGATATCACTGAACTGGAACAGATTGCATCTGACGCCAAGCAGCATGTATCACAGATTGCAGCTGAGGCTATGGAGGATTATATAGACTACTTTACCGAACCTATTTGGGAAAGCGGTGAAGACGACGATGACCTTGATAATGACGAAGGTGATGACAATGAGGAAGCGAGTAACAACTGA